One Siniperca chuatsi isolate FFG_IHB_CAS linkage group LG8, ASM2008510v1, whole genome shotgun sequence DNA segment encodes these proteins:
- the LOC122880657 gene encoding BTB/POZ domain-containing protein KCTD16-like, whose protein sequence is MALSENCKTQPAKEQGSVQNPPSDVIELNVGGQVYYTRHATLTSFPNSLLGKLFSNKKGSSNDLSRDLRGRYFIDRDGFLFRYVLDYLRDKQVVLPDHFPERGRLKREAEYFQLPELAKLLSSEDSKLLPDDLYYSDLDDASQSSDQRFYPSYSLDRRYGYITVAFKGVCAGGGRESQTDAKAKKLPRIFISSRIGLAKEVFGDALNENRDSDRPPDRYTCRFYLKFKHLERAFDMLSESGFHIVACNSSLTASSIGHYADDRVWSNSAQYIFYRGPSRWLSSHCDCCCKSHKSEREGESGTSFNELSTSCSETQSEASSPQGTVICGPVRRQSNIQTLDRPMPKGPVHMLQQAEMRRKTDMLRVRTFGVREREAAKRKANKEKLTPEQEMEKCIQDFRRIRIPDHFPERKYMWQSELLRKYRL, encoded by the exons atGGCACTGAGCGAAAACTGCAAAACGCAACCTGCAAAAGAGCAAGGCTCAGTGCAAAACCCTCCATCGGACGTTATTGAGCTAAACGTGGGTGGTCAGGTGTATTACACTCGCCATGCCACCTTGACAAGCTTTCCAAATTCTTTACTTGGGAAGCTGTTCTCTAACAAGAAGGGGTCTTCAAATGACTTGTCCCGGGACCTTAGAGGGCGTTATTTTATTGACAGAGATGGCTTTCTGTTTCGGTATGTGTTGGATTACCTTAGAGACAAGCAAGTTGTCCTCCCTGACCACTTCCCCGAGAGAGGAAGGTTGAAAAGAGAGGCGGAATACTTCCAGCTGCCAGAATTGGCCAAACTTTTGTCATCCGAGGATTCAAAACTACTTCCAGACGACTTGTACTACAGTGATTTGGACGATGCGTCGCAGAGCAGCGACCAGAGGTTTTACCCCTCTTACTCCTTGGACAGGAGGTATGGCTACATCACGGTCGCTTTCAAAGGCGTTTGCGCCGGGGGAGGCAGGGAAAGTCAAACTGATGCCAAGGCCAAAAAGTTACCGAggatcttcatcagcagcagGATTGGCTTGGCGAAAGAGGTATTTGGAGACGCCCTGAATGAGAACAGGGACTCGGACAGACCACCGGACCGTTACACCTGCAGGTTTTACCTTAAGTTCAAGCACCTGGAGAGAGCTTTTGATATGCTGTCAGAGAGCGGCTTTCACATTGTGGCCTGCAATTCGTCCCTGACCGCGTCCTCCATCGGTCATTACGCGGATGATAGGGTCTGGTCCAATTCCGCACAGTACATCTTCTACC gTGGGCCCTCAAGGTGGTTGTCCTCTCACTGTGACTGCTGCTGCAAGAGCCACAAAAGCGAGCGTGAGGGAGAGAGCGGCACTTCCTTCAACGAGCTCTCCACTTCCTGTTCTGAGACCCAGTCGGAGGCCAGTTCCCCTCAAGGAACCGTGATCTGTGGCCCCGTGAGACGCCAGTCCAACATCCAGACACTGGACCGTCCCATGCCTAAAGGACCAGTGCACATGCTGCAGCAGGCAGAGATGCGCCGCAAGACTGACATGCTTCGCGTGAGAACCTTCGGGGTCCGAGAACGAGAGGCCGCAAAGAGGAAAGCGAACAAGGAGAAGCTGACTCCAGAGCAGGAGATGGAGAAATGCATCCAGGACTTCCGGCGAATTAGGATTCCTGATCACTTTCCGGAGAGGAAGTATATGTGGCAATCAGAGCTCCTGAGAAAGTACCGTCTCTAA